One window of the Rosa rugosa chromosome 3, drRosRugo1.1, whole genome shotgun sequence genome contains the following:
- the LOC133737504 gene encoding lactoylglutathione lyase GLX1-like gives MRIFIASELLELPKKDKRHLLHAVYRVSDLERTIKFYTEALGMKLLRHRDIPKEKYSNAFLGFGPEETNFVMELTYNYGVIPMILGLGLVTKELGGKITRE, from the coding sequence atgagGATATTCATCGCTTCGGAGCTTCTGGAATTGCCCAAGAAGGACAAGCGCCACCTCCTCCACGCCGTGTACCGCGTCAGCGATCTCGAGCGCACCATCAAGTTTTACACCGAGGCTCTTGGGATGAAGCTATTGCGGCATAGGGATATTCCAAAAGAGAAGTACTCGAATGCTTTCCTAGGATTCGGGCCAGAAGAAACGAACTTTGTAATGGAGCTCACTTACAATTATGGAGTAATTCCTATGATATTGGGATTGGGTTTGGTTACAAAAGAGCTTGGAGGAAAGATAACAAGGGAGTAG